The Treponema succinifaciens DSM 2489 region GAGCTTCCTGGTTCTGCAGAAGCTGATCAGATTAACTCGATAATTCAAGGACGCGGAATTTTGAATTTCCGCCTTGTTGACAATGAGGCTACTTCAAATTTCAATGCTTATTATTACAACAATCCTGATACAACTTTTGATATAAGAGGAAATCTTGTTAATCCTTCAATTATCCCTGACGACTGTGAAGTTTTGGGCTACTACACAACGGACGCTTACGGGCTTGACCAGCGCGAAGGCTATCTTGTTGTGAAGAAAGATGTTGCTCTTGACGGAAAGCACATAAAGTCAGCTGATGTCGGTGCGGAAGAGCTTACAGGACGTCCTGCGGTTACATTTTCTCTTGATGCTGAAGGCGCTGAAATCTTTGGAAAATTCACTGGCGAGCACGTTGGTGAAAACCTCTGCATTATCAGCGACAATAAAATCAAGTCAAATGCTACTATAAATACAGCCATTACAGGCGGAAACGTTCAGATTACAGGATTTGGACAGCGTGAAGCCCAGAACTTGCGCAAGGTTTTGCAGACAGCTTGGCTTGATGTTCCTCTTAGCGTAGAAAGCCAGCAGGTAATTGGAGCTTCTTTGGGAGAACAGGCAATCCGTCAGGGACTTTTGGCAGTTGCAGTTGGTCTTCTTTCAATTATGGTTTTCATGCTTATATGGTACAAGGGTTCTGGAATAAACGCCTGTGTTTCTCAGGTTTTGAATCTCTATATCATGTTCAGTATTTTGAGCGCATTTAATCTTACAATCACTTTGCCGACTGTTGCCGGTATGATTCTTACAATCGGAATGGCAACTGATGCTAACGTTATTATCTTTGAACGCATAAAGGAAGAACGTCGCCTTGGAAAAGACAGAGTTTCTAGTGTAAGCGCGGGATTTGACAACGCATTCTGGGCAATCATGGACTCAAATATCACAACATTTATCGCCGCAATATTTATGACACAGCTTGGAAGCGGTGCCGTTCAGGGATTTGCAGTGAGCCTTGCGATTGGTGTAGTTTCAACAGTATTTACAGCTTTGGTTGTCTCTCGCCTTATATTTGATTTCCAGACAGAGGTCTTAAAAGTAAAGAATATCAGCATTGGCTGGGGGATTAAATAATGAAAACAGTAAAAAAATTCAGTAAAGCATTTCCTGCCTGCGCTGTTTTAAGTTCAGTTTTGATTCTTTTTGGAATCGCAGGATTTTTTATCCGCGGAATAAACTTTGGCATTGACTTTGTGCCTGGTCTTTTGGAAGAAGTCCGCATTGGTCCGGCTGCTATTGAAATTTCCTACAACGGTTCTGCAAATATAAGTGTTGGAACTTCAAGCACTGCACTGGAACTTGTTATAACAGGAACTAGCGCAGAAAACGAAACTAAAATTTTTTCTTATGCGCAGAATCCTTCTATAAAAGATATTGCGGCTTCTCTTTCTGAAGTTGACGGACTTTCAGTTTCTGTAAAAGGCGCTGAAAATGTAAGTTCTTACGGAATTTATTTGGACAGCTCTTCAACTTCTCGTCTTTCCGCAGACGCTCCTGTTTTGCTTTATGTTTCAGACGCATCGACAAATGTTTCTATTGATGATGTCCGCTCGGCTCTTGCCTCTGAAAGCGTTGAAGTAAAGGAACTTGGAGATGATTCAAACAGAAGTTTCCAGATTCGCGCGGCAATTTCAAAGAACGATATTTCTTCTGATTCTCTTCAGGCAGAAATTATCGGTTCGCTCAAGGAAAAATTCGGCGAAAGCAATGTTGCGATTATTAAAACTGACTTTGTAGGCTCAGGATTTTCTAGCAGCAATGCAATCAAGTCTGTTATTCTTGCAGTTGTAACTTTGCTTGCAATCTGGATTTACTGTGCTATAAGATTCCACTGGGATTTTGCGGCCGGTGCTATAATCGGACTTGTGCATGACTGTCTTATAATGTTCTCGTTTATTTCATGGACACAGGTTGAATTTTCTGCGACAAGCTTTGCGGCGGTTCTTACGATTTTTGGTTACTCAATCAATGCCACAATCGTTATTTTGGATCGCGTGCGCGAAAATATAAGCTTGATTCAGACAAAGAAATTTAACGATATATTGAATGCTTCGATTTCTGAAACATTATCGCGCTCAATTATCACAACTGTAACAACAATGTTCGCTTCTGTTGCGCTTCTTGTTTTTACTTCGGGAAGCATAAAAGACTTTGCGATTGTTCTTACAGTCGGTCTTGTTTCTGGATGTTATTCTTCTATGCTCATTGTTCCGGGCTTTGTGTCTTTGATGCGCCGTAACTGGGAGCCGGGAGAATTTGCAAAACATGTAAGGCCGCATAACAACAAGAATGTTCTTTCGTTTAATTCAACACAGAATGTTTAAATATTGCTTTAAGCGGATTTTTTCCGCTTGATAAGGAATTATTTTAAGGCCGTAACTTTTTTAGTTGCGGCTTTTTTCTTTTATATACTAGTTTCAGGCGATACGATTTTTGAAACTGGCGTTGGAGTTGCTGTTGAAAGTTGTTCGTGCCAAAGTTCTTGGGTTTTGCATGGGAGTCAGACGTGCAGTTGAAACTGCTTCCGCTGCTCTTGAAAATTCAGAAAAAAATGGACATAAGAAAGTTTTTACTCTTGGACCTTTGATTCACAATCCTCTTGTTATGGATTCTCTTGAAAAAAAAGGCGCGCAGATTCTTGAGCCATCTTCACTTGAAAAGGCAAAGAGCGGTTCAGTTGTTGTAATCCGTGCGCATGGAACTACGCCGCAAGTTGTGTCTGCTCTTGAAAATCAAGGGGCGGAAATTCTTGATGCGACTTGCCCAAGAGTTCACCTTAGCCAGAAGAGAGCGGCTGAATGGAAAAAAAAAGGTTTTCTTGTTGTGATTGCGGGCGACAAAAATCATGGTGAAGTTGTAAGCATTTCAGGCTATGCGGAAAATCATGCTGTTGTTGTGGAAAGCGCAGAGGAAGCTTTGAAAATTGAAATTCCTGAAAAAACGGTTTTGATTGCGCAGACAACATTCAGTCCTGTTGAGTTTGAAAAAATCGCTTCAGCATTGAAGCAGAAAAATCCTTCAGTTCAAATTTTCAATTCTATATGCTCAGCGACAATGGAGCGGCAAAACGCATTGAAAGAACTGGAAGGCAAAGTGGATGCGATTCTTGTCATCGGCGGAAAGAATTCTGCGAATACACGTAGGCTTTTTGAAACGGCTTCTTTAATCTGCGGAAAAACTGCGCTCATAGAAGATTCTTCTGAAATTCCTGATAGTTTTTTTTCTTTAAAAACTGTCGGACTTACTGCCGGGGCAAGCACTCCTGATTTTGTCATAGATGAAATTGAGCGTGCATTGCTTTCCGGTAAATAAAAATTTTATTTCATTTGAAATAGTTTTGTTTTTCGTTATAATTTGAAACTGGAGG contains the following coding sequences:
- the secD gene encoding protein translocase subunit SecD, encoding MSKKSRLFMIIAVLAVCFAFLWPSISWYVRTPKEDKVLALSSLENIKNYSSFRANSEVRKLVDAVKANPEAPVPEDNQWLLKQAKMNFKAAGEKAPAAILLKDALNSFDSKSELASFIEGIYRKKILKTKDYYKNSVKLGLDLSGGMNVIVKADLDSVIAKQGDAVLDTATLKADIMAQAVETLTSRIDRFGLSSPTIRQQGEDRIYIELPGSAEADQINSIIQGRGILNFRLVDNEATSNFNAYYYNNPDTTFDIRGNLVNPSIIPDDCEVLGYYTTDAYGLDQREGYLVVKKDVALDGKHIKSADVGAEELTGRPAVTFSLDAEGAEIFGKFTGEHVGENLCIISDNKIKSNATINTAITGGNVQITGFGQREAQNLRKVLQTAWLDVPLSVESQQVIGASLGEQAIRQGLLAVAVGLLSIMVFMLIWYKGSGINACVSQVLNLYIMFSILSAFNLTITLPTVAGMILTIGMATDANVIIFERIKEERRLGKDRVSSVSAGFDNAFWAIMDSNITTFIAAIFMTQLGSGAVQGFAVSLAIGVVSTVFTALVVSRLIFDFQTEVLKVKNISIGWGIK
- the secF gene encoding protein translocase subunit SecF, translated to MKTVKKFSKAFPACAVLSSVLILFGIAGFFIRGINFGIDFVPGLLEEVRIGPAAIEISYNGSANISVGTSSTALELVITGTSAENETKIFSYAQNPSIKDIAASLSEVDGLSVSVKGAENVSSYGIYLDSSSTSRLSADAPVLLYVSDASTNVSIDDVRSALASESVEVKELGDDSNRSFQIRAAISKNDISSDSLQAEIIGSLKEKFGESNVAIIKTDFVGSGFSSSNAIKSVILAVVTLLAIWIYCAIRFHWDFAAGAIIGLVHDCLIMFSFISWTQVEFSATSFAAVLTIFGYSINATIVILDRVRENISLIQTKKFNDILNASISETLSRSIITTVTTMFASVALLVFTSGSIKDFAIVLTVGLVSGCYSSMLIVPGFVSLMRRNWEPGEFAKHVRPHNNKNVLSFNSTQNV
- the ispH gene encoding 4-hydroxy-3-methylbut-2-enyl diphosphate reductase; translated protein: MKVVRAKVLGFCMGVRRAVETASAALENSEKNGHKKVFTLGPLIHNPLVMDSLEKKGAQILEPSSLEKAKSGSVVVIRAHGTTPQVVSALENQGAEILDATCPRVHLSQKRAAEWKKKGFLVVIAGDKNHGEVVSISGYAENHAVVVESAEEALKIEIPEKTVLIAQTTFSPVEFEKIASALKQKNPSVQIFNSICSATMERQNALKELEGKVDAILVIGGKNSANTRRLFETASLICGKTALIEDSSEIPDSFFSLKTVGLTAGASTPDFVIDEIERALLSGK